The proteins below come from a single Eremothecium sinecaudum strain ATCC 58844 chromosome II, complete sequence genomic window:
- the NPL6 gene encoding Npl6p (Syntenic homolog of Ashbya gossypii ABL042W; Syntenic homolog of Saccharomyces cerevisiae YMR091C (NPL6)) translates to MTRNSRNSKVTFKSGDEYDDDDAVSYRESRSSSKPEYAGDEDLNEDDRDEEYHEEEDYEDEEVDDRRKRTSRHQSGKDSDCNDEEDDADEDEGEDAEEDAEEDAEEDGEEDGEEDGDGNGDEDGDEDGRKVNYESSKDRKSSTSPVKYPEHIPIKPAPTRGRPPKRRFGRSSSPDLTKAGLTTSIPSNSKRPRLPYPVDDKGNPLPVLNDEYTLPDDPEGETKINKYGELLGGRQFVVRTFTLTGRGKMKYMLSTEPARAVGFRDSYLFFQYHPNLFKLVISQEDRNDLIDRGVIPYSYRSRSIALVTARSVFKEFGAKIIVDGKNITDDYYATSLRAEGRVVEGTYAREPMSKIPGKTGDGSEFSLSHINPARNAVEFFDKKNHNIAPGSNISATNWLYQHAAACSRFNSDLFYDRERVLLIENLGLRDPYTNTLHLPQSTQSVKVLEYRRTETQTDNIVFETYIKDNDLARRKTGLANVPLELFDGILSEEVKQAILDQQNFERAK, encoded by the coding sequence TAGAGAGTCTCGTTCAAGTTCTAAACCAGAATATGCTGGAGACGAAGACTTAAACGAAGATGACAGGGATGAGGAGTACCatgaagaagaggattATGAAGACGAAGAGGTTGATGATCGTAGAAAGAGAACTAGTAGACATCAAAGTGGGAAAGATTCTGATTGTaacgatgaagaagatgatgcTGACGAGGATGAAGGCGAAGACGCTGAGGAAGACGCTGAGGAAGACGCTGAGGAAGATGGCGAGGAAGATGGCGAGGAAGATGGCGATGGTAATGGTGATGAAGATGGTGATGAAGATGGTAGAAAAGTAAACTATGAATCATCGAAGGATAGAAAATCTAGTACATCACCTGTTAAATATCCAGAACATATTCCAATCAAACCAGCTCCAACTAGAGGGCGGCCTCCTAAGAGAAGGTTTGGAAGAAGCTCTTCTCCTGATTTGACAAAAGCAGGGCTGACTACAAGTATTCCCAGCAACAGTAAAAGGCCGCGCCTACCATATCCTGTTGATGATAAGGGTAATCCGTTACCTGTTTTAAACGACGAGTATACCCTCCCAGACGATCCTGAGGGGGAAACCAAAATCAACAAATATGGAGAATTGTTAGGCGGAAGGCAGTTTGTAGTGCGGACATTCACGCTTACAGGAAGAGGCAAAATGAAATACATGCTTTCCACAGAACCAGCACGTGCAGTGGGATTTAGAGATTCATATCTATTCTTTCAATATCATCCCAACCTCTTCAAGCTTGTTATTTCCCAAGAAGACAGGAACGATCTGATAGACAGAGGCGTTATCCCTTACTCCTATCGTAGTCGATCTATTGCACTTGTTACTGCGAGGAGTGTGTTTAAGGAATTCGGTGCTAAGATAATTGTGGACGGTAAAAACATCACTGATGACTACTATGCAACGAGTTTACGTGCCGAAGGCAGGGTTGTAGAAGGTACATACGCTAGAGAACCCATGTCAAAGATACCTGGTAAGACCGGCGATGGATCAGAATTTTCTCTTTCTCACATTAACCCAGCAAGAAATGCTGTCGAATTTTTCGATAAGAAGAATCATAACATAGCACCAGGAAGCAATATTAGTGCTACTAATTGGCTGTATCAACATGCTGCCGCCTGCAGCAGGTTCAATAGTGATCTTTTTTATGACCGAGAACGTGTATTGCTTATAGAGAATCTTGGCCTAAGAGACCCTTATACAAACACGCTGCACCTACCTCAATCTACGCAATCTGTAAAGGTACTGGAATATCGCAGGACTGAGACACAAACTGATAACATAGTTTTCGAAACATATATCAAAGATAATGATCTCGCTAGACGAAAAACAGGACTCGCAAATGTCCCGTTAGAATTGTTTGATGGTATCTTAAGTGAAGAGGTAAAGCAAGCAATTCTTGACCAACAGAATTTTGAGAGAGCTAAATAA
- the YTA12 gene encoding m-AAA protease subunit YTA12 (Syntenic homolog of Ashbya gossypii ABL041W; Syntenic homolog of Saccharomyces cerevisiae YMR089C (YTA12)) — protein sequence MQNISRLPVRIALSSRYFSILPKRSYNVACYATTYLNGRRALHMSRLLRRYNDEDLNKLRKDIDEYIHHSKLNKTEMGSQLKKTIDERIEAMKNEMEKLNYQEKNGNSKIKKVSKDSKESEDSKGSKGSQHPFETEHNGGKGGNGGGLGGPSGDGPKDIKISINLFNVGLILFVAAFFLHTINTSADQKQVTWQEFRTDFLHKGLVSKLIVVNKSVVKVILNGNGRNQPNNAGNDFYYFTIGSIESFERKLREAQDELQIAEEFRIPVIYTQEGTWVKFALQLLPTLLLIGGMVLIARRSMGSVAGGANGIFNVGKSIAKRFDKDVDVKVKFKDVAGCDEAKEEIMEFVSFLKNPSKYEKMGAKIPRGAVLSGPPGTGKTLLAKATAGEAGVPFFSVSGSEFVEMYVGVGASRVRDLFKTARENAPSIVFIDEIDAVGKARQKAGFSAANDERENTLNQLLVEMDGFGPSDHVVVLAGTNRPDVLDKALLRPGRFDRHITIDNPELNGRREIFNVHLAKIKLAGEMNDLKNRLAALTPGFSGADIAHVCNEAALIAARGNAAAVSLEHFEQAIERVIGGVERKTKLLSPVEKRVVAYHEAGHAICGWFLEFAEPLLKVSIIPRGRETLGYALYLPPDVSLMSQQQLLDRLTMTLGGRVSEELHFDSVTSGAADDFKKVTRMATAMVTELGMSEQVGCLSYTKKNENDFTKPFSEETAAIVDSEVNKIIQQCHERCTGLLKDKEQELEKVAQLLIEKEVITREDMIRLLGKRPFPERNDAFEKYLDESNATKTSQQEESNSNPNESTTEKPESQEKNAGNEDQKTDSSNTLKN from the coding sequence ATGCAAAATATATCTAGGTTACCGGTGAGAATAGCTCTCTCGAGTCGCTACTTTAGCATTCTACCTAAAAGGAGTTATAACGTTGCTTGTTATGCTACTACATATTTAAATGGACGCAGGGCACTGCATATGTCCCGCCTGTTGCGTAGGTAtaatgatgaagatttgAATAAGCTGAGGaaagatattgatgagTATATTCATCATTCTAAGCTGAATAAAACTGAAATGGGGTCACAACTTAAGAAGACCATTGACGAGCGTATTGAGGCAATGAAGAATGAAATGGAAAAATTGAATTATCAGGAAAAGAATGGAAATTCTAAGATCAAGAAAGTCTCTAAAGATTCTAAAGAATCCGAAGACTCTAAAGGCTCTAAAGGCTCCCAGCATCCCTTCGAAACTGAACATAATGGCGGTAAGGGAGGTAATGGAGGAGGACTTGGTGGCCCATCAGGAGATGGACCTAAAGATATCAAAATTAGCATTAACCTTTTTAATGTTGGTCTTATATTATTTGTTGCAGCATTTTTCTTGCATACAATTAATACCTCAGCGGATCAGAAGCAGGTAACTTGGCAGGAATTCCGTACAGATTTTTTGCATAAAGGTCTTGTTTCAAAGCTAATTGTGGTTAATAAGTCTGTTGTGAAAGTTATTCTAAACGGTAATGGTCGAAACCAGCCAAATAATGCAGGGAATGACTTTTACTATTTCACTATTGGTTCCATCGAGAGCTTTGAACGCAAATTGAGGGAAGCTCAAGATGAATTGCAAATTGCGGAAGAATTTAGAATTCCTGTTATTTATACTCAAGAAGGTACATGGGTCAAGTTTGCACTTCAGCTGTTACCCACTCTTTTGTTAATTGGTGGTATGGTATTGATAGCCAGAAGATCAATGGGATCTGTAGCCGGTGGCGCTAACGGGATATTTAATGTTGGTAAATCGATAGCTAAAAGATTTGATAAAGACGTGGATGTGAAAGTCAAGTTTAAGGACGTTGCAGGTTGTGATGAAGCGAAGGAAGAAATTATGGAGTTTGTTAGTTTCTTGAAGAATCCATCAAAGTATGAAAAAATGGGGGCCAAAATTCCAAGGGGTGCCGTGCTCTCTGGACCTCCAGGAACTGGTAAGACATTACTTGCCAAGGCAACTGCAGGTGAAGCTGGTGTGCCATTCTTTTCGGTATCTGGCTCCGAATTTGTCGAGATGTATGTAGGTGTTGGTGCTTCTCGGGTTCGTGACTTGTTTAAGACGGCCAGAGAAAATGCTCCATCTATTGTCTTcattgatgaaattgaCGCCGTTGGTAAAGCCAGACAAAAGGCAGGTTTCTCTGCTGCAAACGACGAAAGAGAAAATACTCTCAATCAACTTTTAGTTGAGATGGACGGTTTCGGTCCAAGTGACCACGTTGTAGTTTTGGCTGGTACAAACAGGCCAGACGTTTTGGATAAAGCCTTATTAAGGCCTGGAAGATTTGACAGACATATTACTATCGACAACCCCGAACTGAACGGCCGTAGAGAAATTTTCAATGTCCATTTAGCGAAGATTAAATTGGCCGGTGAAATGAACGATCTAAAAAATAGATTAGCAGCCTTAACGCCAGGATTCTCCGGAGCAGATATCGCTCATGTCTGTAACGAAGCTGCTTTGATAGCCGCAAGAGGGAATGCCGCGGCAGTAAGCTTGGAGCACTTCGAGCAGGCTATAGAAAGAGTGATTGGTGGTGTTGAACGTAAAACGAAGTTGTTATCCCCAGTAGAAAAGAGAGTTGTAGCATATCATGAAGCCGGCCATGCAATCTGTGGATGGTTCTTAGAATTTGCTGAACCATTACTTAAGGTTAGTATAATTCCTCGTGGTCGGGAGACTTTAGGCTATGCCCTATACTTGCCTCCTGACGTTTCTTTGATGAGCCAGCAACAGCTGTTAGACAGGTTGACAATGACGCTTGGCGGTCGTGTCTCTGAAGAACTACATTTTGATAGTGTTACCAGTGGTGCTGCTGACGATTTCAAAAAAGTGACACGTATGGCAACTGCTATGGTGACTGAGTTAGGTATGAGTGAACAAGTCGGATGCTTAAGCTATACAAAGAAAAACGAGAATGACTTTACCAAACCTTTCTCGGAAGAAACCGCGGCGATTGTTGACTCTGAGGTCAATAAAATAATCCAGCAATGCCATGAAAGGTGTACTGGATTATTAAAGGACAAGGAACAAGAGCTAGAAAAGGTTGCACAATTACTAATTGAAAAAGAGGTGATTACTAGGGAGGATATGATTAGACTTTTAGGAAAGAGACCTTTCCCGGAACGCAATGATGCCTTCGAGAAATATCTAGATGAATCGAACGCAACTAAAACTTCACAACAAGAGGAATCGAATTCCAACCCAAATGAATCGACAACTGAGAAGCCAGAAAGCCAAGAAAAAAACGCTGGAAATGAAGATCAAAAAACTGACTCTTCGAATACACTGAAAAATTGA
- the PDL32 gene encoding putative ADP-ribose 1''-phosphate phosphatase (Syntenic homolog of Ashbya gossypii ABL039C; Syntenic homolog of Saccharomyces cerevisiae YMR087W), which yields MKFILIDANGNIYEGWKRWLSDWPSVVLHQGTLKDVVDNRSQFAENETRALVSPGNSFGFLQGGFDYAILKHFGGPQFEEFLQGRMVTGYRPVTTCSVYEIEEPFTGKGFNYLLHSPTMLAPCRPVFEAERPVETGIRLVFDTMWNILNTVPEDVKELVIPGLATGYAGIPAEIATLAMAFAIRLYILRDVISTGLMRVLIMRFMGYDYEPFEKTAWRQEMHSLGLNFEHLDQFNVYESSIDDILPRSLVNRLCNKA from the coding sequence ATGAAATTCATACTTATAGATGCCAACGGAAACATCTATGAAGGTTGGAAAAGATGGCTAAGTGATTGGCCTTCAGTAGTATTACATCAAGGTACTTTAAAGGATGTTGTTGACAATAGATCTCAGTTTGCAGAAAACGAAACCAGGGCATTAGTTTCCCCTGGAAACTCATTTGGGTTTCTACAGGGAGGTTTCGATTATGCGATACTCAAACACTTTGGTGGTCCTCAATTTGAAGAGTTTTTGCAAGGGCGCATGGTAACTGGTTACCGACCTGTTACTACGTGCAGCGTTTATGAAATTGAGGAGCCATTTACTGGAAAAGGATTTAATTATCTACTACATAGCCCTACTATGTTGGCTCCTTGCAGGCCTGTATTTGAAGCCGAGAGACCTGTCGAGACAGGTATACGTTTAGTATTTGATACTATGTGGAACATTCTAAATACAGTTCCTGAGGATGTTAAAGAATTAGTGATACCGGGGTTGGCTACTGGGTATGCTGGTATTCCTGCGGAAATTGCGACTTTGGCTATGGCGTTTGCAATTAGGCTTTATATTTTACGTGATGTGATATCGACGGGTCTAATGCGAGTTCTGATAATGCGCTTCATGGGATATGATTATGAACCCTTTGAAAAAACGGCTTGGCGGCAAGAGATGCACTCTTTGGGCCTAAATTTCGAGCATCTAGACCAATTCAATGTTTACGAGTCTTCTATTGACGATATTTTGCCGCGCAGCTTAGTTAATCGGTTATGTAACAAAGCATAG
- the AAT1 gene encoding aspartate transaminase AAT1 (Syntenic homolog of Ashbya gossypii ABL038W; Syntenic homolog of Saccharomyces cerevisiae YKL106W (AAT1)): MVLDKRRFVRFVWLAQWNNRYHRLSSIPRARPDSILGLLEEFNQDQHPMKIDLTAGVYMDNSGKNSPLTAVNQAQLLLEQSGANKSLSYLPITGCPSFTNNVLKFLYTESAPNGKKFLDSDSISCIQTLGGTGALTLASVFLSSFVSDTLWLPQLTWANHCNVFSHNGFSDIRYYTYYEDGEVNVDGWCDQLRAVLTSKSARSDSPHSIVLHACCHNPTGMDPTIEQWSMIIPLINELGMVPIIDMAYQGLDSGNPDKDAYLLRLCLEYEWPNGLYLCQSFAKNMGLYSARVGSLSIVHPIRFPESKTQVDSQLKRIVRSLYSSPPRYGSMIATTILTNKNLKQQWYMDVKAIRDRLWLVRNTLHERLNWPRLIDKNTQHGMFYYSGLSPKQVNTLRKECSVYVTEDGRISLSGINSRNVDYVCEALLAVTAYNGN; encoded by the coding sequence ATGGTTTTAGACAAAAGGAGGTTTGTCCGATTCGTATGGTTAGCACAATGGAACAATCGATATCACAGATTAAGCAGTATCCCGAGGGCTCGCCCTGATAGTATATTAGGTCTTCTAGAAGAATTTAATCAGGATCAACACCCAATGAAGATTGACCTGACAGCGGGCGTTTATATGGACAATTCTGGTAAAAATAGTCCACTTACGGCAGTAAATCAAGCTCAACTTCTCTTGGAGCAATCGGGGGCCAATAAAAGCCTGTCATACTTGCCAATTACTGGGTGTCCCAGTTTCACAAATAATGTGCTTAAGTTTCTCTACACCGAGTCAGCTCCTAACGGGAAAAAGTTTTTAGATTCTGATAGCATTAGCTGTATTCAAACATTAGGCGGTACCGGAGCACTAACATTGGCTTCGGTGTTTTTAAGCTCTTTTGTTTCTGATACACTATGGCTCCCACAACTAACCTGGGCCAATCATTGTAATGTCTTTAGTCATAATGGTTTTAGCGACATTCGCTATTACACGTATTACGAGGATGGAGAAGTGAATGTGGATGGGTGGTGCGACCAACTTCGCGCGGTTTTAACCTCAAAGTCTGCCCGTAGTGATTCACCTCATTCTATTGTCTTGCATGCCTGTTGTCACAATCCAACAGGTATGGATCCCACCATTGAACAATGGTCGATGATCATACCGCTGATAAATGAATTGGGAATGGTCCCTATAATTGACATGGCATACCAAGGACTTGATTCTGGCAACCCGGATAAAGATGCTTATCTCTTGCGTTTATGTCTGGAATACGAGTGGCCGAATGGTCTTTACCTATGTCAATCCTTTGCAAAGAATATGGGTTTATACAGCGCCCGAGTAGGCTCCCTAAGTATTGTACATCCTATAAGGTTCCCAGAAAGCAAAACTCAGGTAGATTCACAACTGAAAAGGATTGTAAGAAGTCTTTACTCTTCGCCACCGAGATATGGTTCCATGATTGCTACCACTATCTTAACTAATAAAAATCTGAAGCAGCAATGGTATATGGATGTTAAGGCAATACGTGATAGACTATGGTTGGTGAGAAATACGTTACATGAGAGACTGAATTGGCCAAGATTGATAGACAAGAATACGCAGCATGGGATGTTTTATTACTCAGGGCTATCTCCAAAGCAGGTAAATACCTTAAGAAAGGAATGTTCAGTTTATGTGACAGAGGATGGAAGAATATCTCTGTCTGGAATTAATAGTAGGAACGTCGATTACGTTTGCGAAGCTTTATTAGCCGTAACAGCATACAATGGAAACTGA
- a CDS encoding HBL036Cp (Syntenic homolog of Ashbya gossypii ABL037C; Syntenic homolog of Saccharomyces cerevisiae YMR086W and YKL105C) gives MFFKSKSVRESKQLDEGAIAAASAIGRALNSNGITLDPSRLPRHSSLTKDISRYSGVAVRPGNSMKGISIRKSMSMYAVHGNIRLEGSLRNRNKNTSAKLDGNDLDQFKTFGRFQSNSMAGKVVLRDSTSQGRQSEEEMVTKYVPGPRGLMKVTVAANNLSSPKQNRTSMVYTHNSPRGSLRKSVRKPILKGQSENCPSSTEAACPEKVSAEKTSTEKADTEMVVAKNFISANAIVEKGSTENTSVEKSTNKNSTGGDSEKVNSEATELLKSDAGNIINDNITRKPPPSRTLPESSSKTSSGEGYKEKESNTSVSFWTAVEDASDYVSHVTSDDYKEKKFETQVNKHKGGLPAILISTSTDVIDEVVSDDVNVRQTFENSDLSSNNVQYNEEKDEELNVAASNENRKEETSLSPMKSALKNNKSKKDPVTTADGVYNSLSPAEGAYLSLTTAENTRINARLSDERLTSSTLRNTTKRSPSVNFATPDSPKVKNIDGAVKVSQQQVMKSKRVSIIGDPGVHTNKKTGHRSSSTNTKRANTPAAPKSVHIEEPKEKSSFDKDRPKVASLGFKNMSLRAELSEETALQLNASVENLPTDGNETGPESYSAKQLLLSIAGGGWKSRFSDSDSDIEVQTNNTEDNNISDERAKEKSQLYNSNDPSSLKAKKLSDKRKPGIKTTLREVGEDIAEERSKKLGNRNSVLFKGTLRTKNASMGSITARNEKNPPAVGPNTVGAGTSTYYGSKIPPPMIISSQKVKGKTFGSKIKGLFGKKKKI, from the coding sequence ATGTTTTTCAAGTCAAAAAGTGTACGAGAAAGCAAACAACTCGACGAAGGAGCCATTGCAGCTGCCTCTGCGATCGGTAGGGCCTTAAACTCGAATGGTATCACTCTCGATCCGAGTAGACTTCCTAGGCATTCGAGTCTTACGAAAGATATTAGTAGGTATTCGGGAGTTGCAGTCAGACCTGGTAATAGTATGAAAGGTATTTCAATTAGGAAGTCGATGTCTATGTATGCTGTTCATGGTAATATACGGTTAGAAGGTAGTTTGCGTAATAGAAATAAGAATACAAGTGCAAAGTTGGATGGGAATGACTTAGATCAATTCAAAACTTTTGGGAGGTTTCAATCAAATAGTATGGCAGGTAAGGTGGTGTTGCGGGACTCAACAAGCCAAGGGAGGCAATCGGAAGAGGAAATGGTTACTAAATATGTACCAGGACCCCGAGGGTTAATGAAGGTTACTGTTGCAGCTAACAATCTCTCCTCTCCAAAGCAGAATAGAACCTCAATGGTTTATACACATAACAGTCCCCGCGGGTCGCTAAGGAAATCTGTAAGGAAGCCTATTCTCAAGGGCCAGTCTGAAAATTGCCCGTCTAGTACTGAAGCTGCTTGCCCGGAGAAGGTAAGTGCAGAGAAGACTAGCACAGAGAAAGCTGACACAGAGATGGTTGTAGCGAAGAATTTTATTTCAGCGAATGCAATCGTAGAAAAGGGTAGTACCGAGAATACTAGTGTAGAAAAATCTACTAACAAAAATAGCACAGGGGGGGATTCAGAGAAAGTTAACTCTGAAGCTACTGAACTGCTCAAATCTGATGCTGGAAATATAATAAACGATAATATAACACGCAAGCCTCCTCCTTCTCGTACACTACCAGAGTCTTCCTCGAAAACAAGTAGTGGCGAGGGTTATAAAGAGAAGGAAAGCAATACTTCGGTGAGTTTTTGGACTGCGGTTGAAGACGCTAGTGATTATGTTAGCCATGTTACTTCTGATGATTACAAAGAGAAGAAATTTGAGACTCAGGTTAATAAACATAAAGGGGGCTTACCAGCGATTTTAATTTCCACAAGTACAGACGTTATTGATGAGGTTGTGTCAGACGATGTAAATGTTAGGcaaacttttgaaaactcTGACCTGTCCAGTAACAATGTTCAGTATAACGAGGAAAAAGATGAAGAGTTAAATGTCGCTGCTTCAAATGAGAACCGCAAAGAAGAAACTTCACTATCTCCTATGAAATCTGctttaaaaaataataaatcTAAAAAAGATCCTGTAACTACGGCAGATGGTGTTTACAATTCTTTATCTCCAGCTGAAGGCGCTTACCTTTCTTTAACTACCGCTGAAAATACGAGAATAAATGCTCGTCTTTCAGATGAGCGATTAACATCGTCTACCTTAAGAAATACTACTAAACGCTCACCATCTGTCAACTTTGCGACTCCTGATTCACCCAAGGTGAAGAATATCGATGGAGCTGTAAAAGTTAGCCAACAGCAAGTCATGAAATCCAAGCGAGTCTCTATCATCGGTGATCCTGGAGTTCATACGAATAAAAAGACTGGTCACAGATCCTCTTCAACAAATACTAAGAGAGCCAATACTCCTGCAGCTCCAAAAAGTGTCCATATTGAAGAACCTAAGGAAAAGTCAAGCTTTGATAAGGATAGACCGAAGGTAGCGAGTTTAGGGTTTAAGAACATGTCACTAAGAGCTGAACTCTCTGAAGAGACTGCATTACAGCTAAACGCTTCTGTAGAGAATCTGCCTACTGACGGCAATGAAACCGGACCTGAAAGTTATTCAGCTAAACAATTGTTACTCTCTATAGCTGGTGGAGGATGGAAGTCTCGGTTCAGTGACTCTGATTCTGATATTGAAGTTCAAACTAATAATACAGAGGACAATAATATAAGCGATGAGAGGGCTAAAGAAAAGTCACAGCTTTATAATAGCAATGACCCATCTAGCTTGAAAGCTAAGAAACTTTCTGATAAGCGAAAACCAGGCATTAAAACTACACTGCGGGAAGTTGGAGAAGATATTGCAGAAGAACGTTCAAAAAAGCTCGGGAACCGGAATTCAGTATTGTTTAAAGGAACCTTGAGAACAAAGAACGCATCAATGGGCAGTATTACTGCTCGAAATGAAAAAAATCCACCAGCCGTTGGCCCTAATACCGTAGGTGCGGGAACTTCCACGTATTATGGCTCAAAAATTCCTCCACCGATGATTATAAGCTCCCAAAAGGTAAAAGGTAAGACTTTTGGAAGCAAGATTAAAGGACTGTTTGgtaaaaaaaagaaaatataA
- a CDS encoding HBL035Cp (Syntenic homolog of Ashbya gossypii ABL036C; Syntenic homolog of Saccharomyces cerevisiae YKL104C (GFA1), YMR084W and YMR085W; YMR084W and YMR085W represent one ORF in Ashbya gossypii), with the protein MCGIFGYCNYLVEKTRGDVIDTLVEGLQRLEYRGYDSTGIAIDGDNAGETFIFKQIGKVSALQKEIDVCKPNRDVSFVSHCAIAHTRWATHGQPRKVNCHPQRSDENNEFVVVHNGIITNFRELKTLLVNKGFKFESDTDTECIAKLFKHLYDTNMENGHEVDFHELSKQVLLELEGSYGLLCRSSRYPNEVIATRKGSPLLIGVKSERKLKVDFVDVEFPDNEDKREVPLAARNSHHKRNENLLPITTTESHLRHSQSRAFLSEDGAPNPVEFYLSSDAASVIKHTKKVLFLEDDDIAHIYDGELHIHRSRREVGASATRSIQTLEMELAQIMKGPYKHFMQKEIFEQPESTLNTMRGRIDFENNTVMLGGLKSWLPAIRNARRLTMIACGTSYHSCMAARAIFEELSEILVSIELASDFLDRRCPVFRDDVCVFVSQSGETADTMLALNYCIERGALTVGIVNSVGSSISRVTHCGVHINAGPEIGVASTKAYTSQYIALVMLALSLSDDRVSRIERRKEIIQGLKKIPEQIKQVLQLEAPIKKLCETELVNQKSLLLLGRGYQFASALEGALKIKEISYMHSEGVLAGELKHGVLALVDEHLPIIAFGTRDSLFPKVVSSIEQIIARKGRPIIICNENDEVWEKKATTAEVITLEVPQTVDCLQGLLNIIPLQLTAYWLAVNNGIDVDFPRNLAKSVTVE; encoded by the coding sequence ATGTGTGGAATTTTTGGTTATTGTAACTATTTGGTGGAGAAAACTAGAGGAGATGTTATAGACACTTTAGTGGAAGGTCTTCAACGATTGGAGTACAGAGGATATGATTCTACTGGTATTGCTATCGACGGTGATAATGCTGGTGAAACATTCATCTTTAAGCAAATTGGGAAGGTTTCGGCATTGCAAAAAGAAATTGATGTATGTAAACCAAACAGGGATGTTTCATTCGTTTCTCACTGTGCTATTGCCCATACTAGATGGGCTACTCACGGTCAACCAAGAAAAGTGAACTGTCATCCTCAGCGGTCTGATGAGAACAACGAGTTTGTTGTTGTGCATAATGGTATAATTACAAACTTTAGAGAGTTAAAGACGTTGTTGGTAAACAAGGGCTTCAAGTTTGAATCAGATACTGATACTGAATGTATTGCTAAGTTGTTCAAGCATTTGTATGATACCAATATGGAGAATGGGCACGAAGTGGATTTCCATGAACTATCAAAACAGGTTTTGTTAGAATTGGAGGGTTCCTATGGTCTTCTTTGCAGATCTTCTCGTTACCCCAACGAAGTTATTGCAACTAGGAAGGGCTCCCCATTATTGATTGGAGTTAAATCAGAGAGGAAGTTAAAGGTTGACTTTGTAGATGTCGAGTTCCCTGATAACGAAGATAAACGTGAAGTCCCACTGGCAGCAAGAAACTCTCACCACAAGAGAAACGAGAATTTGTTGCCTATAACTACCACTGAGTCTCACCTAAGGCACTCACAGTCGAGGGCCTTCCTTTCTGAGGATGGTGCACCAAACCCTGTTGAATTCTATTTGTCTTCGGATGCAGCTTCTGTTATAAAACACACTAAGAAAGTTTTATTCTTAGAAGATGACGATATTGCTCACATATACGATGGTGAATTGCATATTCACAGGTCCAGGAGAGAAGTTGGTGCTTCTGCCACCCGGTCTATTCAAACATTGGAAATGGAGTTGGCTCAAATTATGAAGGGACCTTATAAGCACTTTATGCAAAAGGAAATTTTTGAACAACCTGAGTCAACCCTTAATACAATGAGAGGTAGGATTGACTTCGAGAATAACACAGTTATGCTAGGTGGTTTGAAGTCTTGGTTACCAGCTATCAGAAATGCCCGGCGCTTGACAATGATTGCATGTGGTACCTCATATCACTCTTGTATGGCAGCAAGGGCGATTTTTGAGGAATTGTCTGAGATCTTAGTTAGTATAGAGTTGGCTTCTGACTTTTTGGATAGAAGATGTCCTGTCTTTAGAGATGACGTTTGCGTCTTCGTCTCCCAATCTGGGGAGACTGCAGATACCATGTTAGCACTCAACTACTGTATTGAAAGAGGTGCTTTAACTGTGGGTATTGTTAATAGTGTTGGTTCATCCATTTCTAGAGTCACCCATTGCGGTGTCCATATTAATGCTGGTCCAGAAATTGGTGTGGCTTCAACGAAAGCTTATACTTCACAGTATATTGCCTTGGTGATGTTGGCTTTATCACTATCAGATGATAGAGTTTCCCGGATTGAAAGAAGAAAGGAAATTATTCAGGGTCTAAAGAAAATCCCAGAACAAATCAAACAAGTGTTGCAATTAGAAGCACCAATCAAGAAGTTATGTGAAACTGAATTGGTTAACCAGAAATCCTTGTTGCTATTGGGTAGAGGTTACCAGTTCGCTTCTGCATTGGAAGGCGCTTTAAAGATTAAGGAAATTTCGTACATGCATTCTGAGGGCGTCTTGGCAGGTGAATTGAAACATGGTGTTTTAGCATTGGTTGATGAGCACCTCCCAATTATTGCCTTTGGTACCAGGGATTCATTGTTCCCAAAGGTTGTTTCCTCAATTGAACAGATTATTGCCAGAAAGGGACGTCCAATCATTATTTgtaatgaaaatgatgaaGTATGGGAGAAGAAAGCCACAACCGCGGAAGTTATTACTTTGGAAGTCCCACAAACAGTAGACTGTTTACAGGGATTATTAAACATCATTCCATTACAACTAACCGCATATTGGTTGGCGGTGAATAATGGAATTGATGTTGATTTCCCAAGAAATTTGGCGAAATCCGTGACAGTTGAATAA